A DNA window from Bradyrhizobium barranii subsp. barranii contains the following coding sequences:
- a CDS encoding alpha/beta fold hydrolase has product MIVMSVVTALVLLALATQAGVLAVQRAFPPQGRMVEVDGAVLHVVDIGPRGSGVPIVMLHGASSNLEAMRRPLGDLLAKDHRVILINRPGHGWSTRMRRHDSTPQIQARMIDEALRKLGIDRAVFVVHSWSGALGARIALDHPGRVAGLVMLAPVTHPWRGGVGRYNEIVATPVIGPLLAYTVTLPLGYFVAEAGARSVFLPQIMPDGFVQDSATPLLLRPREFIANAYDLVTLKEAVTAQAARYGEIKAPVTIIAGEPDKTVKTAIHARPFAAMVPGAKLIVLPDLGHMVQNAVPDLVKTEIETMIGKIVPAQAAAD; this is encoded by the coding sequence ATGATCGTGATGTCAGTCGTGACCGCGCTGGTGCTGCTGGCGCTGGCCACGCAGGCCGGCGTCCTCGCCGTGCAACGCGCCTTTCCGCCTCAGGGCCGGATGGTCGAGGTCGACGGCGCTGTGCTTCACGTCGTCGATATCGGTCCGCGTGGTTCCGGCGTGCCGATCGTGATGCTGCACGGCGCGAGCTCCAATCTCGAAGCGATGCGGCGTCCGCTCGGCGACCTCCTGGCCAAAGACCATCGCGTCATTTTGATCAACCGTCCCGGTCACGGCTGGAGCACGCGGATGCGGCGGCACGATTCGACGCCGCAGATCCAGGCCCGGATGATCGACGAGGCGCTTCGTAAGCTCGGGATCGATCGCGCGGTCTTCGTCGTGCATTCCTGGAGCGGTGCGCTCGGCGCGCGGATCGCGCTCGATCATCCCGGCCGCGTCGCCGGTCTCGTCATGCTGGCGCCGGTGACCCACCCCTGGCGCGGCGGCGTCGGCCGCTACAACGAGATCGTCGCAACGCCGGTGATCGGCCCGCTGCTCGCCTACACCGTCACGCTGCCGCTGGGGTATTTCGTTGCCGAGGCCGGCGCGCGCAGCGTCTTCCTGCCGCAAATCATGCCGGACGGCTTCGTGCAGGACTCCGCGACGCCGCTATTGCTGCGCCCGCGCGAGTTCATCGCCAATGCCTATGATTTGGTGACGCTGAAGGAAGCGGTGACGGCGCAGGCTGCGCGTTATGGCGAGATCAAGGCACCGGTCACGATCATCGCTGGCGAGCCCGACAAGACGGTGAAGACCGCCATCCACGCGCGTCCCTTCGCCGCGATGGTGCCGGGTGCAAAGCTGATCGTGCTGCCCGATCTCGGCCACATGGTGCAGAACGCTGTGCCGGATCTGGTGAAGACGGAGATCGAGACGATGATCGGGAAAATCGTCCCTGCGCAGGCGGCCGCCGATTAA
- a CDS encoding IS110 family RNA-guided transposase — protein MKHYAGLDVSVKETSLCIVDETGRICREAKLVSHPDDLLAALNDPIWRFDRIGLEAGPLSQWLFSGLAEAGLPVICIETRHAKAFLKAQVNKSDRNDARGIAQMMRVGLFRPVHVKTLISQKRRVLLAGRKLLQEKAIAIENDIRGLLRNFGLKVGIVGVIGFEQRIHELVGGQPELAELMEPLLVARRVLREQFTQLHRKVLLLARESEVCRRLMTIPGVGPVTSLAFISTIDVPARFKSSKAVGPSLGLTPVLNQSGESHRIGRISLCGDEAMRALLYEAAQVMLTRVQKWSWLKAWAMQIAKRRGQQKAIVALARRLAVIMHRMWSDGTEFRWTREATPAAQ, from the coding sequence ATGAAACATTACGCTGGACTGGACGTGTCGGTCAAAGAGACGTCCCTGTGCATTGTCGACGAAACGGGCCGCATTTGCCGGGAAGCGAAGTTGGTGAGTCACCCGGACGATCTTCTTGCTGCACTCAACGATCCGATTTGGCGGTTTGATCGGATTGGGCTCGAGGCTGGACCGCTGTCGCAATGGCTGTTCAGCGGGCTGGCGGAGGCTGGCCTGCCGGTAATCTGCATCGAGACGCGACATGCCAAGGCGTTCCTCAAGGCGCAGGTGAACAAGAGCGACCGCAATGATGCGCGTGGCATTGCGCAGATGATGCGCGTCGGCTTGTTCCGGCCTGTCCACGTCAAGACCCTGATCAGCCAAAAGCGACGGGTCCTGCTTGCCGGTCGCAAGCTGCTTCAGGAGAAGGCCATTGCCATCGAGAATGACATTCGTGGGCTGTTACGCAACTTCGGCTTGAAGGTCGGAATTGTGGGGGTGATCGGCTTTGAACAACGTATCCACGAACTCGTCGGCGGTCAGCCGGAGCTGGCCGAACTCATGGAACCGCTTCTCGTCGCCCGACGCGTTTTACGCGAACAGTTCACACAACTGCATCGCAAAGTGCTTCTACTTGCCCGGGAAAGCGAGGTCTGTCGTCGGTTGATGACGATCCCTGGTGTCGGCCCCGTCACGTCGCTGGCCTTTATCAGCACGATCGACGTTCCCGCCCGCTTCAAGAGTTCGAAAGCCGTCGGGCCGTCCCTTGGATTGACGCCAGTTCTCAACCAGTCCGGCGAAAGCCACCGCATCGGCCGGATTTCGCTGTGCGGTGATGAAGCCATGCGAGCGCTACTCTATGAGGCCGCACAGGTCATGCTGACGCGGGTGCAGAAATGGTCCTGGCTCAAGGCGTGGGCCATGCAGATCGCCAAACGACGCGGGCAGCAGAAGGCGATCGTCGCTTTGGCGCGGCGGCTCGCCGTCATCATGCACCGCATGTGGAGCGACGGAACGGAATTCCGCTGGACACGGGAGGCCACGCCCGCGGCACAATAG
- the cycA gene encoding cytochrome c-550 CycA yields MTKLTFGALMILTVTAAAPAAMAQDVAAGKSSFNKCLACHAIGEGAKNKVGPELNGLNGRKSGTAPDYNYSDANKNSGITWDEATFKEYIKDPKAKIPGTKMAFAGIKNENEINNLWSFVAQFDKDGKIKQ; encoded by the coding sequence ATGACAAAACTGACTTTTGGCGCACTGATGATCCTCACCGTGACTGCCGCCGCACCCGCCGCGATGGCGCAGGATGTTGCGGCCGGCAAATCGTCGTTCAACAAATGCCTGGCCTGCCACGCCATCGGCGAAGGCGCCAAGAACAAGGTCGGCCCCGAGCTCAACGGCCTCAACGGCCGCAAGTCAGGCACCGCGCCGGACTACAATTATTCGGATGCGAACAAGAATTCCGGCATCACCTGGGATGAAGCCACGTTCAAGGAATACATCAAGGACCCCAAGGCCAAGATCCCCGGCACCAAGATGGCGTTCGCCGGCATCAAGAACGAGAACGAGATCAACAATCTCTGGTCCTTCGTCGCGCAGTTCGACAAGGACGGGAAAATCAAGCAGTAA